The Cellulophaga sp. L1A9 genome window below encodes:
- a CDS encoding GIY-YIG nuclease family protein: MKYYVYVLESEKDKRWYKGHTADLDKRIKEHNSGKTKSTKGFVPWRLVYFELFETRKEAIQREKYFKTGSGREFLKKIITAA, translated from the coding sequence ATGAAGTACTATGTTTATGTTTTAGAGAGTGAGAAAGATAAAAGGTGGTATAAAGGACATACTGCAGATTTGGATAAACGGATTAAGGAACATAATTCAGGAAAGACTAAATCAACTAAAGGTTTTGTTCCTTGGAGATTGGTTTATTTTGAACTATTTGAAACAAGGAAAGAAGCTATACAAAGAGAAAAGTATTTCAAAACCGGAAGTGGTAGAGAATTTTTAAAGAAAATAATAACGGCTGCGTAG
- a CDS encoding transglycosylase domain-containing protein produces the protein MEKITSLKNTLTAKAKKVLRFARKHPFKSFFYFMGLGFLLGLVFLLLIYFGAFGKLPTKEYLKQLENPITSTIYASNNEPIGYYFLQNRSNADSTQISKHLKEALVATEDSRFYTHGGIDYKSYGRVFVKSIVLGQNAGGGSTVTQQVAKNIFGRQKQFFLSTPINKIRELFIAKRLESIYSKDEILLLYFNTVSFGENIYGIEKAAYRFFNKPPEKLSLEECATLVGVLKAPSYYNPRINPERATNRRNVVLSQMAKYGYITELEMEAAKKPLVLDYQLPKKTSAFSSYFKDLVAEEFAQWAELNPAEDGHIYDLEADGLSVYTTLNTSIQEYAEKALNRQIESLQKLMDQYWDAATIEGGKEALLQQITDQTKEVKRLKAEGKNEEEISSFINKKKKRNYWEIGKGYEEKMMSLEDSIAKSINRLHASLFVMSTTSGRIMGYVGGIDYGFSQTDNIRTPRQVGSTFKPITYLAALEVGQDVCSYYNNNLVTYAEYEDWQPRNASGGYGGSYSMHGALANSVNTVSVNIQLKVGVERVLEQAKKMGIEAPLPEVPSIVLGTADISLLEMATAYASISNGGNKIKPFTIERIINEDGVIVYEAKPEYQGRVAGYTHVKQLQKMMEGVVTSGTGVRLMGYGIPYNLIGKTGTTQNNGDGWFIGASPELVIGAWVGTYDKRVQFSTTRMGSGSNTALPMVASVFRDLSTWKRPILTNFKYDFDHFPCPPYLEMNAKEAFEFAKADTLYLQNLRIQDSLKILSQLPVPIDSLQGIVPATIKTDSTVLDSLPANLSDILK, from the coding sequence ATGGAAAAAATTACATCCTTGAAAAATACACTAACCGCAAAAGCTAAGAAAGTGCTCAGGTTTGCTCGTAAACATCCTTTTAAAAGCTTCTTTTATTTCATGGGACTAGGGTTTTTATTAGGACTTGTTTTTTTGCTTTTAATTTATTTTGGCGCTTTCGGGAAGTTGCCAACTAAGGAATATCTGAAGCAGCTAGAAAATCCTATTACTTCTACAATTTATGCTTCAAATAATGAGCCAATAGGATACTACTTTCTTCAAAATAGATCTAATGCAGATAGCACTCAAATTTCTAAGCATTTAAAAGAAGCTTTGGTTGCTACAGAAGATAGTCGTTTTTATACGCATGGCGGAATAGATTATAAAAGTTATGGTCGTGTTTTTGTAAAATCAATAGTGCTTGGGCAGAATGCTGGTGGCGGAAGTACCGTAACACAACAGGTAGCTAAAAATATATTCGGGAGGCAAAAGCAGTTTTTCCTTTCAACGCCAATAAATAAAATTAGAGAGTTATTTATTGCTAAGCGTTTAGAAAGTATCTATAGTAAAGACGAAATTTTGTTGTTGTATTTTAATACAGTTTCCTTCGGAGAAAATATTTATGGAATTGAAAAGGCAGCATATCGTTTTTTTAATAAACCTCCTGAAAAGCTATCCTTAGAAGAGTGTGCTACTTTAGTGGGGGTATTGAAAGCGCCGTCTTACTACAATCCTAGAATAAACCCAGAAAGGGCAACCAATCGTAGAAATGTAGTATTAAGTCAAATGGCAAAGTATGGCTATATCACTGAATTAGAAATGGAAGCGGCCAAGAAGCCTTTGGTGTTAGATTATCAATTGCCTAAGAAAACCTCTGCTTTTTCATCTTATTTTAAAGATTTAGTAGCAGAAGAATTTGCCCAATGGGCAGAGTTAAACCCTGCTGAAGACGGTCATATTTATGATTTAGAAGCGGATGGATTAAGTGTGTATACGACTTTGAATACATCAATTCAAGAATATGCTGAAAAAGCATTGAACCGTCAGATTGAAAGTTTACAAAAATTGATGGATCAATATTGGGATGCTGCAACTATAGAGGGTGGTAAAGAAGCTTTGCTCCAACAGATTACAGATCAAACTAAAGAAGTAAAAAGATTAAAAGCGGAAGGAAAGAATGAGGAGGAAATCTCATCTTTTATAAATAAAAAGAAAAAAAGAAACTATTGGGAGATAGGCAAGGGCTATGAAGAAAAGATGATGTCTCTAGAAGATTCTATAGCAAAAAGTATCAATAGATTGCATGCAAGTTTATTTGTCATGAGCACTACTTCTGGGAGAATTATGGGGTATGTTGGAGGAATTGATTATGGTTTTAGTCAGACGGATAATATCCGTACCCCGCGTCAAGTAGGCTCAACATTTAAACCAATTACCTATCTCGCCGCTTTAGAAGTTGGGCAAGACGTTTGTAGTTATTATAATAACAACTTGGTTACTTATGCTGAATACGAAGATTGGCAGCCTAGAAACGCTTCTGGGGGCTATGGAGGGAGTTATAGTATGCATGGCGCGCTAGCAAATTCAGTCAATACAGTTTCTGTGAACATACAACTAAAAGTTGGGGTAGAACGTGTATTAGAGCAAGCGAAGAAAATGGGTATTGAAGCACCACTTCCAGAAGTTCCTTCTATTGTTTTGGGGACGGCAGATATTAGCCTTTTAGAAATGGCAACTGCTTACGCGAGCATTTCTAATGGTGGTAATAAGATAAAACCTTTTACTATAGAACGAATTATAAACGAAGACGGCGTTATTGTATATGAGGCCAAACCAGAATATCAAGGACGCGTAGCTGGGTATACTCATGTTAAGCAATTGCAAAAAATGATGGAGGGTGTGGTGACTAGTGGAACGGGGGTGCGTTTAATGGGCTACGGAATTCCTTACAATTTAATTGGGAAGACAGGTACGACACAAAACAATGGAGATGGTTGGTTTATTGGAGCGTCACCAGAATTGGTTATTGGTGCTTGGGTGGGTACCTATGATAAGCGAGTGCAGTTTTCAACCACAAGAATGGGGTCTGGATCTAATACAGCATTACCTATGGTAGCTTCTGTTTTTAGAGATTTAAGCACTTGGAAAAGACCTATACTTACCAATTTTAAATATGATTTTGATCATTTCCCTTGTCCGCCTTATTTAGAGATGAATGCTAAAGAAGCTTTTGAGTTTGCTAAAGCAGATACCTTATATCTCCAAAATTTAAGAATTCAGGATTCCCTAAAAATATTATCGCAATTACCTGTGCCTATAGATTCGCTACAAGGGATTGTTCCAGCAACGATTAAGACAGATTCAACTGTTTTAGATAGTTTGCCTGCTAATTTAAGTGATATCTTAAAGTAA
- a CDS encoding zinc-ribbon domain-containing protein, whose protein sequence is MIIYGTRSAHLHSVQKATPVCPNCEEKGSLLISIYRKHAHIFWVPIFPMGKSGVSHCKNCKQALRSNEMPEPLKKEYQIIKNETKGPIWQFSGVFIAFFFLIFAGFTSQNNKKLEQEYLNQPMAGDIYEYKIANKQFSTMKVIQVDSDSLFIALNDFEISEASRIYKIDTPENYPNVVYGYSKKEITAMYTSGKIFDINRN, encoded by the coding sequence ATGATCATCTACGGTACGCGTTCAGCACATTTACATTCCGTTCAAAAAGCAACCCCAGTTTGCCCTAATTGCGAAGAAAAAGGATCTTTATTGATTAGTATTTACAGGAAACATGCACATATTTTCTGGGTTCCAATTTTCCCTATGGGAAAGTCTGGCGTATCTCATTGTAAGAATTGCAAACAAGCATTACGCTCTAACGAAATGCCTGAACCGTTAAAAAAAGAATATCAAATAATTAAAAACGAAACTAAGGGCCCAATTTGGCAATTTTCTGGTGTATTCATCGCATTTTTCTTTTTAATCTTCGCAGGATTCACAAGTCAAAATAATAAAAAATTAGAACAAGAGTATTTGAATCAGCCTATGGCTGGAGACATTTATGAATACAAAATTGCCAATAAGCAGTTTTCTACTATGAAAGTAATTCAGGTAGATAGTGATAGTCTTTTTATTGCACTTAACGATTTTGAAATTAGTGAGGCATCTCGAATTTATAAAATAGACACTCCAGAGAATTATCCCAATGTTGTCTACGGGTATTCTAAAAAAGAAATTACAGCTATGTATACGAGCGGTAAAATCTTTGACATCAACAGAAATTAG
- a CDS encoding response regulator transcription factor: protein MNYNLIIADDHKMFIDGLISILNEAPEFSVILTAKNGAQVEKYLSINGAENIHLLITDLTMPEMGGIELNKIVKSKYPALKTLVVSMHIDGMMIDKLIKNNVDGYVPKNAEKEELLTAIRSIIKGDKYFSPEIKKAYTDAMFENKKMEEISLTDREKEVLKLIAEENTTQEIADKLFLSKHTIESYRKNLISKLNVKNLAGLTKHALKMGLLDE, encoded by the coding sequence ATGAACTATAATCTAATTATTGCCGACGACCATAAAATGTTTATTGATGGTTTAATCAGTATTCTAAATGAAGCTCCTGAATTTTCTGTGATTCTTACCGCTAAAAACGGGGCGCAAGTCGAAAAATATTTAAGTATCAATGGTGCTGAAAATATTCATTTGTTAATAACTGATTTAACGATGCCAGAAATGGGTGGTATTGAATTAAACAAAATAGTTAAAAGCAAATATCCTGCTTTAAAAACACTAGTGGTGAGTATGCATATTGATGGGATGATGATAGATAAACTCATCAAAAACAATGTAGATGGTTATGTCCCTAAAAATGCAGAAAAAGAAGAATTACTAACAGCTATTCGCAGTATTATCAAAGGCGATAAATATTTTTCTCCAGAAATAAAGAAAGCATACACTGATGCGATGTTTGAAAATAAAAAAATGGAAGAAATTTCATTGACTGATCGCGAGAAAGAAGTCCTTAAACTTATTGCTGAGGAAAATACAACTCAAGAAATTGCTGATAAATTATTCTTAAGCAAACATACCATTGAGAGTTATAGAAAAAATCTAATTTCAAAACTAAACGTAAAAAACCTTGCTGGCCTAACAAAGCATGCTTTAAAAATGGGCCTTTTAGATGAATAA
- a CDS encoding ATP-binding protein produces MHSNYQGFTGQSLFLFFSLLFLNAAIGISQGKNKDTSNIAPLVYFGWAQRTTPKSLDPYYKELKTAEYGIQRFSIIDQLLDFHIRKTNTDSVVHYANLYLKEVNNWSQTPKIKKRYSSKANYYLGKGNLMNGLYDNAIKWFLQGLKEAEETNYTEFKYKHKLGLARSYISQGNIDKGISLLEKSLSEFTPEFPSLKTQNFILLGKAYRFNENYTQAQRYYDEASKLSKTLDDEETLLTIRLEIAKLKEAQNDFKGAFPEYETTRNEAKEKGFDAIYFEGSLLISRLYYKQGFYDIAVLGLTTAYINAIDSDNLQFQRESLILQSRCFQEQGDFENAYASMTQLFSVIGEINERQQKAIIKELEVQYETIEKEKEINTLEEDKLLKEAELSRQKTIKNAFLIGFLIILIPIIALLFVYYQKLQTQSELSKKQEEINTQKVKSLIQEQELNLIKASVEGQDEERKRIAQELHDSIGGNLAGIKLQLSSLAKDSDALKTINIQIDETYQLVRDISHTLIPKKFKQNVFTDLVQEFVNSISRTNTIQVAFHPHPKENINKIDEKIQVELFKILQELMTNTLKHAKAKNVDIHLNLIGDELSLLFEDNGKGFNTLEKETGIGLKNITSRIKKLKGTLHIDSSENRGTVIALEIPDLKKTVHEL; encoded by the coding sequence ATGCATTCAAATTATCAAGGTTTCACTGGCCAATCTCTATTTTTATTTTTTAGTCTATTATTTTTAAATGCTGCGATAGGTATATCTCAGGGAAAAAATAAAGACACTTCTAATATAGCACCGCTGGTCTATTTTGGATGGGCGCAGCGAACAACACCTAAATCCCTTGACCCTTATTATAAGGAATTAAAAACGGCAGAATATGGTATACAACGGTTTTCAATTATAGACCAATTATTAGATTTTCATATTAGAAAAACAAATACAGATTCTGTTGTTCACTATGCCAATTTATATTTAAAGGAGGTAAACAACTGGAGTCAGACCCCCAAAATAAAAAAAAGATATTCTTCTAAAGCCAATTATTATCTAGGGAAAGGTAATTTAATGAATGGCTTGTATGATAATGCCATAAAATGGTTTTTACAGGGACTAAAAGAGGCAGAAGAAACTAATTATACAGAGTTTAAATACAAGCACAAACTTGGACTAGCGAGAAGTTATATTTCACAAGGAAATATAGATAAAGGGATTAGCCTATTAGAAAAATCACTTTCGGAATTTACTCCTGAATTTCCTTCTTTAAAAACACAAAATTTCATTTTACTGGGTAAAGCATATCGGTTTAATGAAAACTACACGCAAGCCCAGAGGTATTACGACGAAGCATCTAAATTATCTAAAACTTTAGACGATGAAGAAACACTGCTTACCATTCGTTTAGAAATTGCCAAATTAAAAGAAGCTCAAAATGATTTTAAAGGAGCATTCCCTGAGTACGAAACCACGAGAAATGAAGCAAAAGAAAAGGGTTTTGACGCTATTTATTTTGAAGGTTCTCTTTTAATATCTCGTTTATATTACAAACAAGGATTTTACGACATTGCAGTTTTAGGTTTAACCACGGCATACATTAATGCAATAGATAGCGACAATCTGCAGTTTCAAAGAGAGTCTTTAATTCTTCAATCGCGTTGTTTTCAAGAACAGGGTGATTTTGAAAACGCTTATGCTTCCATGACGCAACTTTTTAGCGTTATTGGTGAGATTAATGAAAGGCAACAAAAAGCAATCATTAAAGAATTAGAAGTGCAATATGAAACCATAGAAAAAGAGAAAGAAATAAACACCCTAGAAGAAGATAAGCTTTTAAAAGAGGCAGAATTAAGTCGCCAAAAAACAATCAAAAATGCCTTTTTAATTGGATTTTTAATTATTCTAATTCCGATTATCGCATTACTGTTCGTGTATTATCAAAAATTACAAACCCAGAGTGAGCTTTCTAAAAAGCAAGAAGAAATAAATACGCAGAAAGTAAAATCATTAATCCAAGAGCAAGAATTAAATTTAATAAAAGCATCTGTTGAAGGGCAAGATGAAGAACGTAAACGTATTGCCCAAGAACTACATGATAGTATTGGTGGTAACCTCGCGGGTATAAAACTACAGCTCTCAAGTTTGGCAAAAGATTCTGATGCATTAAAAACAATTAATATTCAGATTGACGAAACCTATCAACTAGTACGCGATATATCACACACCTTAATTCCTAAAAAATTCAAACAAAATGTATTTACCGATTTGGTGCAAGAATTTGTAAATTCCATATCAAGGACCAATACAATTCAAGTAGCTTTTCACCCACATCCAAAAGAAAACATCAATAAAATTGATGAGAAAATACAGGTTGAGCTATTTAAAATTCTACAAGAGTTAATGACGAATACGTTAAAACATGCGAAAGCTAAAAATGTAGATATTCATTTAAATCTCATCGGGGACGAGTTATCTTTACTCTTCGAGGATAATGGAAAAGGATTTAATACGTTAGAAAAGGAAACGGGTATTGGTCTAAAAAATATTACCAGTAGAATTAAAAAATTAAAAGGAACTTTACATATTGATTCTTCTGAAAATAGGGGGACGGTAATTGCTTTAGAAATTCCTGATTTAAAAAAAACAGTACATGAACTATAA
- a CDS encoding YpdA family putative bacillithiol disulfide reductase, which produces MNKFDVIIVGGGPIGIACGLEAKKKGLSYLIIEKGPIVNSLFHYPSNMQFFSSSEKLEIDEIPFISKEPKPKRDEALEYYRRIVTSNHLNIQLFEKVENVVKTDTYFEVTTNKKSYSAKNVVIATGFYDLPNTLNIPGEQLEKVKHYYDNPHYYAQQKVAVIGASNSAIDAALECYRKGAEVTLIIRGTEVGQRVKYWVRPDIINRLEEGSISVFYNATLKEIKHNEVVINTPEGVKTIENDFVLALTGYKPNFEFLENLGVALSNDEKRLPNYDQETMETNVPNLYLAGVICGGMETHKWFIENSRVHAKMIMDSILKK; this is translated from the coding sequence ATGAATAAATTTGATGTTATTATTGTTGGTGGAGGTCCTATAGGAATAGCCTGTGGGTTAGAAGCTAAAAAAAAAGGCCTTAGTTATTTAATTATCGAAAAAGGACCTATTGTAAATTCGCTTTTCCACTACCCTAGCAATATGCAATTTTTCTCATCCTCAGAAAAATTAGAGATAGACGAAATCCCTTTTATCAGTAAAGAGCCAAAACCAAAACGAGATGAGGCACTAGAATATTATCGAAGAATTGTAACCAGCAATCATCTTAACATTCAACTTTTCGAAAAAGTTGAAAATGTGGTAAAAACTGATACCTACTTTGAGGTTACCACCAACAAGAAAAGTTATTCTGCAAAAAACGTTGTTATTGCCACAGGCTTTTATGATTTACCAAATACCTTAAACATTCCGGGAGAACAATTAGAAAAAGTAAAGCATTATTATGACAATCCTCATTATTACGCACAGCAAAAAGTAGCTGTAATTGGCGCTAGTAATTCTGCCATAGATGCGGCCTTGGAATGCTATAGAAAAGGTGCTGAAGTAACCTTAATTATTAGAGGTACAGAAGTGGGGCAACGCGTAAAATATTGGGTTCGCCCAGATATTATAAATCGCCTTGAAGAAGGCAGTATTTCTGTATTTTACAATGCTACTCTTAAAGAGATAAAACATAACGAAGTAGTAATTAACACTCCTGAAGGAGTTAAAACCATTGAAAACGATTTTGTTTTAGCACTTACTGGCTACAAACCTAATTTTGAATTTCTTGAAAATCTTGGTGTTGCTTTATCTAACGATGAAAAAAGATTGCCAAATTACGATCAAGAGACCATGGAGACTAATGTTCCTAATTTATACCTAGCCGGTGTTATTTGCGGCGGTATGGAAACACATAAATGGTTTATAGAAAATTCTAGAGTTCATGCTAAAATGATTATGGATTCTATTTTAAAAAAATAA
- the rpe gene encoding ribulose-phosphate 3-epimerase, with amino-acid sequence MGDIKIAPSLLAADFGNLQRDVEMINNSNADWHHIDIMDGVFVPNISYGMPVVKAIAKYATKPLDVHLMIVDPDRYIKTFAALGATNLSVHYEACTHLHRTLQAIKAEGMKAGVALNPHTNIMLLEDTIKDIDVVCIMSVNPGFGGQSFIENTYDKIRALKALIDRKGAKTLIEIDGGVTDKNAKALKDAGADVLVAGSFIFNSKDPIKTIQELKDIAG; translated from the coding sequence ATGGGAGATATAAAGATTGCACCTTCACTTTTAGCTGCGGATTTCGGCAACTTACAACGCGATGTAGAAATGATTAACAATAGCAATGCAGATTGGCATCATATTGATATTATGGATGGTGTTTTTGTTCCTAATATTTCTTACGGTATGCCTGTTGTAAAAGCAATTGCTAAATATGCTACAAAACCCCTTGATGTACATTTGATGATTGTAGACCCTGACCGCTACATTAAAACCTTTGCAGCACTCGGCGCTACGAACTTATCTGTACACTATGAAGCTTGCACGCATCTACACCGCACACTACAGGCTATTAAAGCCGAAGGTATGAAAGCGGGTGTGGCCTTAAACCCACATACCAATATTATGCTCCTTGAAGATACCATCAAAGATATTGATGTCGTTTGCATAATGAGTGTAAATCCTGGTTTTGGCGGACAGTCTTTTATTGAAAATACCTATGATAAAATTAGAGCTTTAAAAGCTTTGATAGACCGTAAAGGAGCCAAAACACTTATTGAAATTGACGGCGGTGTAACCGATAAAAATGCAAAAGCTTTAAAAGATGCTGGAGCAGATGTACTAGTGGCTGGTAGTTTTATTTTTAACAGCAAAGACCCTATAAAAACAATTCAAGAATTAAAAGATATTGCAGGATAA
- a CDS encoding tRNA (cytidine(34)-2'-O)-methyltransferase, with amino-acid sequence MPLHIVLFEPEIPNNTGNIGRLSLASGSHLHLVKPFGFELSDKRVKRAGLDYWQHISLTIYESIEDFYLKNTDKEFVYFSSHGNKTHWDIDFKEDMFLIFGKESKGLPEAVTTKNTDKLYKIPLHSNHIRSLNLANAVSVVVYEGLRQLSL; translated from the coding sequence ATGCCGTTACATATCGTATTATTCGAACCAGAAATCCCTAATAACACCGGCAATATCGGACGTTTAAGTTTAGCTTCTGGCAGTCACCTGCATTTAGTAAAACCATTTGGATTTGAACTAAGTGACAAACGGGTAAAAAGAGCTGGATTAGATTACTGGCAGCACATCTCCCTAACCATATATGAGAGTATTGAAGATTTCTACCTAAAAAATACAGATAAAGAATTCGTATACTTTTCTAGCCATGGAAATAAAACCCATTGGGATATTGATTTTAAAGAGGACATGTTTTTAATTTTTGGCAAAGAATCTAAAGGGCTTCCAGAAGCAGTAACGACAAAGAATACAGATAAATTATATAAAATTCCTTTACACAGCAACCATATTAGAAGTCTTAACCTGGCAAACGCAGTAAGCGTTGTGGTATATGAAGGTCTCCGACAGCTAAGCCTTTAA
- a CDS encoding VF530 family DNA-binding protein produces MNSDENKQEQPNNPLHGVKLKDILEFLVEKYGWKELSLQININCFKSNQTIKSSLNFLRKTPWAREKVEHLYLKSIKK; encoded by the coding sequence ATGAATTCAGACGAAAACAAACAAGAACAACCCAACAATCCACTTCACGGTGTAAAACTTAAAGATATTCTTGAGTTTTTAGTAGAAAAATATGGCTGGAAAGAACTGTCCTTACAAATAAACATCAATTGTTTTAAAAGTAATCAGACCATAAAGTCTAGTTTAAACTTCTTAAGAAAAACACCTTGGGCTAGAGAAAAAGTAGAACATTTATACTTAAAATCGATTAAAAAATAA
- a CDS encoding SWIM zinc finger domain-containing protein, with the protein MQFTEEQIEGLAANAAAIKAGKKLTSKSGWDFYAKSDRVIWGAIKGSGKNPYTIQVDILNLAYKCSCPSRQFPCKHGLALLFLYVQEKGDFVIKEEPDDIKAWLGKRDAKLVPKEVSNDELTEDQIEKRAKGKVKRQKDREKFINSGIEELILWLRDVVRLGILDLPNKDYRFFENVALRMVDAKASGLAGRVRELSAINYSLGDQWQNEVIESIGRTYLLLKSYQNSLQKKQKPLQGMLKGLIGQNLSTKELLEDETALHVKDQWLVLGSIKEALEKERLVVAYTWLLGLETNQDAILIAFETPFNTATELTLFNGSILEAELVFYPDPVPHRAVITGQVATTQELIKIPKFKLNWIAAHHQKVAWLKLNPWVNNKISLVENVYFLKLNDQWIVSDQEQNYRAIIENFPNDKLMKALFLGESPFHIAVIEKENSVYPIGVFNQQKYYPL; encoded by the coding sequence TTGCAGTTTACAGAAGAACAAATAGAAGGTTTAGCAGCGAATGCAGCGGCAATAAAGGCAGGCAAAAAATTAACATCAAAATCTGGTTGGGATTTTTATGCTAAAAGTGATAGGGTAATCTGGGGTGCAATTAAAGGATCTGGGAAAAATCCATATACCATACAGGTTGATATTTTAAATTTAGCCTATAAATGTAGTTGCCCATCACGTCAATTTCCTTGTAAGCATGGTTTAGCATTGTTGTTTTTGTATGTGCAAGAAAAAGGAGATTTTGTAATTAAGGAAGAACCAGATGATATTAAAGCCTGGTTGGGTAAGCGCGATGCTAAACTAGTTCCAAAGGAGGTATCTAATGATGAACTCACGGAGGATCAAATTGAAAAAAGAGCAAAAGGAAAAGTAAAACGTCAGAAAGACAGAGAGAAATTTATAAACTCAGGAATTGAGGAATTAATTCTTTGGCTTAGAGATGTTGTCCGTTTAGGGATATTAGACCTGCCAAATAAAGACTATCGTTTTTTTGAAAATGTAGCTTTAAGAATGGTTGATGCTAAGGCTTCTGGTTTAGCAGGCAGAGTTCGTGAACTTTCCGCTATTAATTATTCGTTAGGAGATCAATGGCAAAATGAAGTTATTGAAAGTATTGGAAGAACATACCTACTTTTAAAATCTTATCAAAATTCATTACAAAAAAAACAAAAACCTTTACAGGGAATGCTCAAAGGGTTAATAGGGCAAAACCTTTCTACTAAGGAGTTGTTAGAAGACGAAACCGCTTTACACGTAAAGGATCAATGGTTGGTGTTAGGGTCCATTAAAGAAGCGTTAGAAAAAGAAAGATTAGTTGTAGCGTATACGTGGCTTTTAGGTTTAGAAACAAATCAAGATGCTATTTTAATTGCTTTTGAGACCCCTTTTAATACGGCAACTGAACTAACCTTATTTAATGGAAGTATTTTGGAGGCAGAATTGGTTTTTTATCCTGATCCAGTACCTCATAGAGCCGTGATAACAGGACAGGTGGCTACAACTCAAGAATTGATAAAAATTCCAAAATTTAAATTGAACTGGATTGCTGCGCATCACCAAAAAGTAGCGTGGCTTAAACTTAATCCTTGGGTAAATAATAAAATAAGTCTTGTTGAAAATGTTTATTTTTTGAAATTAAATGATCAATGGATTGTTTCTGATCAGGAACAAAATTATAGAGCAATTATAGAAAACTTTCCAAATGATAAGCTAATGAAAGCACTTTTCTTAGGAGAATCGCCTTTTCATATCGCCGTAATTGAAAAAGAAAATAGCGTGTACCCCATAGGTGTTTTTAACCAACAAAAGTATTACCCATTATGA